The following proteins are encoded in a genomic region of Drosophila miranda strain MSH22 chromosome 4, D.miranda_PacBio2.1, whole genome shotgun sequence:
- the LOC108163540 gene encoding mitochondrial import inner membrane translocase subunit Tim9-like, translating to MEKTHKKIDINQLDKDQLKTFSDFLISYNRLTEMCFTDCVCDFTSHELKETEVKCSLNCMEKYLKMNQRVSQRFQEFQMIANENAMAMLKKTGK from the exons ATGGAAAAAACACATAAAAAAATTGATATCAATCAGCTGGACAAGGATCAGCTAAAGACG TTCTCCGACTTTCTGATATCCTACAACCGCCTAACCGAGATGTGCTTCACAGACTGTGTTTGCGATTTCACATCCCACGAATTAAAGGAGACCGAG GTGAAATGTTCGCTGAACTGCATGGAAAAGTACCTGAAGATGAACCAGCGGGTGTCGCAGCGCTTCCAGGAATTCCAAATGATTGCCAACGAAAATGCCATGGCCATGTTGAAAAAGACTGGCAAATAG
- the LOC108163541 gene encoding RE1-silencing transcription factor has protein sequence MENNKSLRPEDTENGKFKCCFDNCNYETDRAYNRWRHEASHSKVDLEARAFKCHLCWYSSDKASNIKRHHNNRHPGCEAPAYNSIKPAAIVCYVTGCTYSTNRPYDMRRHLTVHNNPLRGDKAFKCLLCTYSSERKGNLRRHVDLRHSGLSGKNSSEEEEPEPELDEGPSTVPFARFEPNVPRFRYSCAMCNYSSKRKENLARHLEQVHSVKSGKESSNDEATEPDVRQKVKLEVLQKVKLEVLQKVKLEVRQKVELEKRQKPKPIVSFKCALCSQSFKRQANLERHVDAVHNWMSDKESSNEEDAESESEPDVRQKVKPIVTIHTCSLCDYSSNREPNLRRHMEQRHRGLSRKVVSHQEEEQTEPDEGQRVEPIESSFVPDRKSTLRPRRNVRYNGLSDVEYTDEKSEPEEFQEEVPILADAGTGEKVVVKTKKPKQKKKERLYDELFEELENDDMIVEECPEADETLARTQDTIGQKQMIAVELNGQLHWYEAIDQPADEALQQAFIDEQPLTVAGQQGHALVGEQGQALIEEQEQADADNMQVEDLDNELALSMAEHDVQRDDQNMEYVELVTTEVPPEVTTEVPTAVTIEVPTEVPQPTQQQPSPSTAPKEQKPVLSWRWSVPQAANETLTNATDHPITITLETIIEDDFPFWWDDGEYTKMHKNTTYREHNGTTKENIQRILRIIYDLYYKPFKEDRKMFDVFQIKDSWLCATRMTRMQIIKDMYSKLGT, from the exons ATGGAAAATAACAAGAGTTTGCGGCCTGAGGACACGGAAAACGGGAAGTTTAAGTGCTGCTTCGACAACTGCAACTACGAGACCGACCGTGCCTACAACAGGTGGCGTCATGAGGCGAGTCACTCGAAGGTGGATTTGGAGGCACGGGCGTTCAAGTGCCATTTGTGCTGGTACAGCTCGGACAAGGCATCCAACATAAAAAGGCACCACAACAATCGACATCCGGGTTGCGAGGCACCGGCGTACAATTCCATTAAGCCCGCCGCTATCGTTTGCTACGTGACGGGATGCACCTACTCAACGAATCGTCCGTATGACATGAGGCGCCACCTCACGGTGCACAACAATCCATTGAGAGGCGACAAGGCGTTTAAATGCTTGCTGTGCACCTACAGCTCGGAGAGGAAGGGGAACCTCAGGCGGCATGTGGATCTGCGGCACAGTGGCCTGAGTGGAAAAAACTCTTCCGAAGAAgaggagccggagccggagctggACGAAGGACCTAGTACGGTGCCGTTTGCACGGTTTGAGCCGAATGTGCCGAGATTCCGATATTCATGTGCCATGTGCAACTACAGCTCCAAAAGAAAGGAGAATCTTGCTCGGCATTTGGAGCAAGTGCACAGTGTCAAAAGTGGAAAAGAGTCCTCAAATGATGAAGCAACGGAGCCGGACGTACGGCAGAAGGTGAAGCTGGAAGTACTGCAAAAGGTGAAGCTGGAAGTACTGCAGAAGGTGAAACTGGAAGTACGGCAGAAGGTGGAGTTGGAAAAACGGCAGAAGCCGAAGCCAATTGTGAGCTTTAAATGCGCGCTGTGCAGCCAGAGCTTCAAAAGGCAGGCGAACCTTGAACGTCATGTGGATGCAGTGCACAATTGGATGAGTGATAAAGAGTCCTCAAATGAAGAAGATGCGGAGTCGGAGTCAGAGCCGGACGTACGGCAGAAGGTGAAACCGATTGTGACCATCCATACATGCTCGCTGTGCGACTACAGCTCGAACAGGGAACCAAATCTGAGGCGACATATGGAGCAAAGGCACAGGGGCTTGAGTAGAAAAGTGGTCTCACATCAAGAAGAGGAGCAGACGGAACCGGACGAAGGGCAGCGGGTGGAGCCAATTGAAAGCAGCTTTGTGCCGGACAGGAAGTCCACTCTGAGGCCGCGGCGGAATGTGCGGTACAATGGCTTGAGTGATGTAGAATACACAGATGAGAAGTCTGAGCCGGAGGAATTCCAGGAGGAAGTGCCGATTTTGGCTGATGCTGGAACGGGAGAGAAAGTGGTAGTGAAgacgaaaaaaccaaaacagaaAAAGAAGGAACGACTGTACGATGAGTTATTTGAGGAATTGGAAAATGATGATATGATAGTTGAGGAATGCCCCGAGGCGGATGAAACGTTGGCACGAACGCAGGACACCATTGGCCAAAAGCAGATGATA GCTGTCGAATTAAATGGCCAATTGCACTGGTACGAGGCCATTGATCAACCCGCGGATGAAGCGCTCCAGCAGGCCTTCATCGACGAGCAGCCGCTGACAGTCGCTGGGCAGCAGGGGCATGCCCTTGTCGGGGAGCAGGGGCAGGCCCTCATCGAGGAGCAGGAACAGGCCGATGCCGACAATATGCAAGTGGAGGATCTGGACAATGAGCTGGCTCTGTCGATGGCCGAGCACGACGTCCAGCGGGATGATCAGAATATGGAGTACGTGGAACTGGTGACGACAGAGGTACCGCCAGAGGTGACGACAGAGGTCCCGACAGCGGTGACGATAGAGGTTCCAACAGAGGTGCCCCAACCTACTCAGCAGCAGCCATCACCATCGACAGCACCCAAGGAGCAGAAACCGGTACTGTCCTGGCGCTGGAGTGTACCTCAA GCGGCCAACGAAACATTGACCAATGCCACGGACCATCCAATAACCATTACCTTGGAGACTATAATAGAGGATGACTTTCCTTTTTGGTGGGACGACGGGGAATACACGAAGATGCACAAGAACACCACCTATCGCGAGCACAACGGCACTACCAAGGAAAACATCCAGCGTATCCTCCGCATCATCTACGACCTGTACTACAAGCCGTTCAAGGAGGATCGCAAGATGTTTGATGTCTTTCAGATCAAAGATTCATGGCTCTGCGCCACACGGATGACAAGAATGCAAATTATTAAAGATATGTACTCCAAGCTGGGCACGTAG